In Euphorbia lathyris chromosome 10, ddEupLath1.1, whole genome shotgun sequence, a single genomic region encodes these proteins:
- the LOC136208026 gene encoding dual specificity protein phosphatase PHS1-like, which yields MRGDVGILGKRNETTNNQNVVISYLYILHIICYLLLFYQHRESAGKEGEELLPPFNIPAAAGGRSFAASADAVHLLRRNLGKRDIEVTVNSGGVLFFAIFNQSRDNASISKDAAAVIKFSSSRMATQSERLGFEFAKWLGVQTPQARVIHNCSSEWLQIKEAAERARATSTSEGDKIGEVTCSELLEALDLSRCLLLMSYIHGSPLLESSNAFKRETAEKTAAALGRVLLLDLVIRNEDRLSCRQLGWRGNPNNLLLADKMITANDSILSELLNFQIVAIDSGVPHRPPSGKRTNDHANYPKLVELLLNNYGYSSNLLYDITGGRLGSPPLEDANINGVRGTEITSVVHH from the exons cctttatatATTACACATCATTTGTTATTTACTCCTGTTCTATCAACATCGCGAATCCGCGGGAAAGGAAGGAGAGGAGCTGCTGCCGCCATTCAACATTCCTGCTGCTGCCGGCGGCCGTTCATTTGCTGCTTCTGCCGACGCCGTTCATCTCCTCCGCCGGAATTTGGGGAAGAGAGATATAGAG GTAACTGTAAATTCTGGGGGAGTTCTCTTCTTTGCAATATTCAATCAGTCTAGAGACAATGCCTCTATTTCTAAAGATGCAGCAGCTGTTATCAAATTTTCATCTTCAAGGATGGCAACACAATCTGAACGTCTTGGCTTTGAATTTGCTAAGTGGTTAGGAGTCCAAACTCCACAG GCTAGAGTAATTCATAATTGCAGTTCAGAGTGGCTCCAGATTAAGGAGGCTGCAGAAAGAGCAAGAGCTACATCAACTTCCGAGGGAGATAAAATTGGTGAAGTTACTTGTTCAGAACTTCTGGAAGCTCTTGATCTTAGCCGGTGCCTTCTTCTGATGAG TTATATTCATGGATCTCCTTTATTGGAAAGCTCAAATGCGTTCAAACGTGAAACTGCAGAGAAAACTGCGGCAGCTCTTGGCAGGGTCTTGTTGTTGGACCTTGTCATCAGAAATGAAGATAGATTGTCTTGCCGGCAACTCGGATGGCGTGGAAATCCAAACAATTTGTTGTTGGCTGATAAAATGATCACTGCAAACGACTCAATCCTCTCTGAACTCCTCAACTTTCAAATTGTAGCCATTGATTCTGGTGTTCCTCACCGACCTCCTTCTGGAAAACGTACAAATGACCATGCAAATTACCCTAAATTGGTCGAGTTACTTCTTAACAATTATGGTTATTCCTCTAATTTGTTATATGACATAACAGGAGGGAGATTAGGATCCCCTCCTTTAGAAGATGCCAATATAAATGGTGTACGAGGAACAGAAATTACTTCAGTCGTTCAtcattga
- the LOC136209416 gene encoding DNA gyrase subunit B, chloroplastic/mitochondrial-like isoform X3, translating into MCQVNKNLTGVGFMSTEQKKKLLWGNKKSTTSQESGNRWDTPLFDDRERQEKFNKLMDPLHDVVCFSKEIEGVTVDVALQWSSHAFSDTILGYANSIRTIDGGTHIDGFKASLTRILNNLGKKSKIMKDKYINLSGEHVREGLTAIISVKVPSP; encoded by the exons ATGTGCCAAG TTAACAAGAATCTTACTGGGGTGGGTTTTATGTCAACGGAACAAAAGAAAAAGCTGCTCTGGGGGAACAAAAAGAGCACAACTTCTCAAGAG TCTGGTAATCGGTGGGATACTCCGCTATTTGATGACCGTGAAAGACAAGAGAAGTTCAACAAACTCATG GACCCGCTTCATGATGTTGTGTGTTTCAGCAAAGAAATAGAGGGGGTTACAGTTGATGTGGCTCTACAATG GTCTTCTCATGCATTTTCAGATACAATACTGGGATATGCCAATAGCATACGTACTATTGATGGTGGCACTCATATAGATGGTTTCAAAGCATCATTAACCAGAATTCTCAATAACCTTGGGAAAAAGTCAAAGATCATGAAG gataaatatattaatttaagtggtgaGCATGTAAGGGAGGGTTTAACAGCAATCATATCAGTTAAAGTTCCTAGTCCATAA
- the LOC136209416 gene encoding dual specificity protein phosphatase PHS1-like isoform X2, with protein MNISSKTSGDSDKEDIMVPDTALNGGLHCPSPPGKDRFLNDNHLDFSDSELPRTVPRSSSSGNKESSDSRSPMSKECWSGKLSKAGDIHLTTTKLRHIHKCAKVDTVSNKKLEQWNEMLRTDAIKLCQDNNFMTGFFEGTDTNYVVDAYELKIRLEHILERISLISDAADTEKPSPLTNYLSIGFRHRSSDSVSTAVLSDFLTLVQAILHPFSRLSYMSDVVADCVILLSD; from the exons ATGAACATTTCAAGTAAAACTTCTGGAGACTCTGACAAAGAGGATATCATGGTTCCTGACACAGCTTTAAATGGGGGTCTTCATTGTCCTTCTCCACCTGGTAAAGATCGGTTCCTGAATGATAATCATCTAGATTTTAGTGATTCAGAATTGCCGAGAACAGTACCAAGGTCTTCATCTTCTGGAAATAAAGAAAGCTCGGACTCCCGTTCTCCCATGTCTAAAGAATGCTGGTCAGGGAAGTTGTCCAAGGCGGGTGACATCCATCTGACGACGACGAAGCTTCGCCACATCCATAAATGTGCCAAG GTTGATACAGtatcaaataaaaaattggaaCAGTGGAACGAAATGCTGAGAACAGATGCTATAAAACTCTGTCAGGATAATAATTTTATGACAGGATTTTTTGAAGGAACTGACACTAACTATGTTGTAGATGCTTATGAGTTGAAG ATTAGATTAGAACACATTCTTGAGAGAATATCATTGATCTCTGATGCTGCAGACACAGAGAAACCATCACCACTCACAAATTATCTATCTATCG gttttcgtcacaggtcctccgactcggtgtctacagcagtTCTCTCGGATTTCCTCACTTTAGTTCAAGCAATCTTACATCCTTTCTCGCGTCTTTCTTATATGTCCGATGTAGTGGCTGATTGTGTTATTTTACTTAGTGATTAG
- the LOC136209416 gene encoding dual specificity protein phosphatase PHS1-like isoform X1, which produces MNISSKTSGDSDKEDIMVPDTALNGGLHCPSPPGKDRFLNDNHLDFSDSELPRTVPRSSSSGNKESSDSRSPMSKECWSGKLSKAGDIHLTTTKLRHIHKCAKVDTVSNKKLEQWNEMLRTDAIKLCQDNNFMTGFFEGTDTNYVVDAYELKIRLEHILERISLISDAADTEKPSPLTNYLSIGGCISRCGPLLNGFSLGDRPTLVGRPPDALGVRPTWLGARPATLGACPAPSDACTPWPPSARSAQLDAGTSRPPNARLALPGTYAQRPTRARTASGPRHCSGVESVPVAVRPTDAARTSRAVKRAFDYRRPRAGCRCVPAPCR; this is translated from the exons ATGAACATTTCAAGTAAAACTTCTGGAGACTCTGACAAAGAGGATATCATGGTTCCTGACACAGCTTTAAATGGGGGTCTTCATTGTCCTTCTCCACCTGGTAAAGATCGGTTCCTGAATGATAATCATCTAGATTTTAGTGATTCAGAATTGCCGAGAACAGTACCAAGGTCTTCATCTTCTGGAAATAAAGAAAGCTCGGACTCCCGTTCTCCCATGTCTAAAGAATGCTGGTCAGGGAAGTTGTCCAAGGCGGGTGACATCCATCTGACGACGACGAAGCTTCGCCACATCCATAAATGTGCCAAG GTTGATACAGtatcaaataaaaaattggaaCAGTGGAACGAAATGCTGAGAACAGATGCTATAAAACTCTGTCAGGATAATAATTTTATGACAGGATTTTTTGAAGGAACTGACACTAACTATGTTGTAGATGCTTATGAGTTGAAG ATTAGATTAGAACACATTCTTGAGAGAATATCATTGATCTCTGATGCTGCAGACACAGAGAAACCATCACCACTCACAAATTATCTATCTATCGGTGGGTGTATTTCAAGATGTGGGCCATTGCTTAATGGGttttcgttgggcgatcgcccaaccctcgtcgggcgtccgcccgacgcgttgggcgttcgcccgacgtggttgggtgcccgcccggcgaccctcggggcgtgccccgcgccgtcggacgcgtgcactccgtggccgccgagcgcgcgttccgcgcagctagacgctggcacgtcgcggccgccgaacgcgcgcctcgcgctgccaggcacgtatgctcaacggcccacgagggcgcgcaccgccagcggtcccaggcattgctcgggcgtcgagagcgtgccagtcgcggtgcgtccgacggacgccgcgcgcacgtctcgagccgtcaagcgggcgttcgactatcgtcgtccgcgtgcgggatgccgttgtgtgcccgcgccgtgccgttaa